In Helicobacter bilis, a genomic segment contains:
- a CDS encoding mannose-1-phosphate guanylyltransferase/mannose-6-phosphate isomerase, whose product MVISILCGGSGTRLWPLSRKLMPKQFAKLIGEDSLFKMTLERNAKLLSVNDSWQVITNDKHYFLALDIAKSLNIDIDMFILETLSKNTAAALTLGAMLVAKQNPNEIILTLPSDHIIHDDNAYKACVDMACQFAEKGNIVTFGITPDRPHTGYGYIQVENDETKEAYKVIAFHEKPDEKQAKIYLEKGGYYWNSGMFCYQAKTLLDEMKGHAKEIYECCSILLESSLRDKKGEFVRLDRKLSEDLLDESIDYALMEKTDKLYMIPSRFTWNDVGSFESLCEELPKDSNNNAMNEQSIALHSCNNLIISNKMVATLGIDDCVIIDTQDALLVAKKGYTQDVKKIVAKLDSIKSPLVEIHNKAFRPWGSYTVLQESPTYKLKSIVVKPKHRLSLQKHYHRNEHWIVVSGSALVQIEDKEIFLSPNQSTYIPMGHAHRLTNPGTIDLVMIEVQVGEYLGEDDIVRLSDDYARDDC is encoded by the coding sequence ATGGTTATTTCAATCTTATGTGGTGGTAGTGGGACGCGTCTTTGGCCCCTTTCAAGGAAGCTTATGCCAAAGCAATTTGCAAAACTAATTGGCGAAGATTCCCTTTTTAAGATGACGCTAGAGAGAAATGCTAAGCTTTTAAGCGTAAATGATAGTTGGCAGGTTATCACAAATGATAAGCATTATTTTCTAGCCCTTGATATAGCAAAATCGCTCAATATAGACATAGATATGTTTATCCTAGAAACCTTGAGTAAAAATACCGCAGCAGCCCTGACACTAGGGGCAATGCTTGTGGCAAAACAAAATCCAAATGAGATTATCCTAACACTTCCAAGTGATCATATTATCCATGATGATAATGCGTATAAGGCTTGTGTAGATATGGCATGTCAGTTTGCAGAAAAGGGTAATATTGTAACATTTGGCATTACCCCAGATAGACCACACACAGGATATGGCTACATTCAAGTTGAAAATGACGAGACAAAAGAGGCTTATAAAGTTATAGCATTTCATGAAAAACCAGATGAAAAACAAGCAAAAATCTACCTAGAAAAAGGTGGGTATTACTGGAATAGTGGCATGTTTTGCTATCAAGCAAAAACACTTTTAGATGAGATGAAGGGTCATGCAAAAGAGATTTATGAATGTTGTAGTATTTTATTAGAATCTTCTTTACGCGATAAAAAGGGCGAATTTGTGCGGCTTGATAGGAAACTAAGTGAGGATTTACTCGATGAAAGCATTGATTATGCTTTGATGGAAAAGACTGATAAACTTTATATGATTCCAAGTCGTTTTACATGGAATGATGTTGGAAGTTTTGAGTCTTTATGTGAAGAGTTACCAAAAGATTCTAATAATAATGCGATGAATGAGCAAAGCATTGCCCTTCATTCTTGCAATAATCTCATTATATCTAATAAAATGGTAGCAACATTGGGGATAGATGATTGCGTTATCATCGATACGCAAGATGCGCTTTTAGTAGCGAAAAAAGGCTATACGCAAGATGTAAAAAAGATTGTAGCTAAGCTAGATTCTATAAAAAGTCCATTAGTTGAGATACACAATAAAGCTTTTAGACCATGGGGTAGTTACACTGTGCTTCAAGAAAGTCCTACATACAAGTTAAAAAGCATTGTGGTAAAACCAAAGCATAGACTAAGTTTGCAAAAGCACTATCACAGGAATGAACACTGGATTGTTGTAAGTGGGAGTGCATTAGTCCAAATTGAAGATAAAGAAATCTTTCTATCACCAAATCAATCCACATATATCCCTATGGGACACGCACACAGGCTAACAAACCCGGGGACAATTGATCTTGTTATGATAGAAGTGCAAGTGGGAGAATATTTAGGCGAAGATGATATTGTAAGACTTAGTGATGATTATGCAAGGGATGACTGCTAG
- a CDS encoding phospholipase D-like domain-containing protein, whose protein sequence is MQENTHFLPTRNMGFNKMKKKVVIVCLSVMCAFMPLSAMEKIYLMPYEQQEALGELLRVIKQANKSIDIAIYSFTNREIAKALRDASSKGVKINIIYDMGQKSVNNSTIGYLEKFANIHTCLLEGNPAKNGKYKGIMHHKMIIIDGALVGFGSANWSKNAFENNYESLYFTDSKEIIQKSQGYYNKMLKACTPFMSY, encoded by the coding sequence ATGCAAGAAAATACACACTTTTTACCGACAAGAAACATGGGATTCAATAAAATGAAGAAAAAGGTTGTAATAGTATGCTTAAGTGTAATGTGTGCTTTTATGCCATTATCAGCGATGGAGAAAATCTATCTCATGCCCTACGAACAACAAGAGGCATTGGGCGAATTGCTTAGAGTGATTAAACAAGCAAATAAAAGCATTGATATTGCCATTTATAGTTTTACAAATAGAGAGATAGCAAAAGCCCTGCGTGATGCAAGTAGTAAGGGTGTAAAAATAAATATTATCTATGATATGGGGCAAAAAAGTGTCAATAATAGCACCATTGGCTACCTTGAGAAATTTGCAAATATCCATACTTGTTTGCTAGAAGGAAACCCCGCAAAAAATGGCAAATATAAAGGCATTATGCACCATAAAATGATTATTATCGATGGGGCTTTAGTGGGATTTGGTAGTGCAAACTGGAGTAAAAATGCATTTGAAAACAACTATGAATCATTATATTTTACAGATTCTAAAGAGATTATCCAAAAATCACAAGGTTATTATAATAAAATGCTTAAAGCCTGCACACCATTTATGAGTTATTAA
- the tsaE gene encoding tRNA (adenosine(37)-N6)-threonylcarbamoyltransferase complex ATPase subunit type 1 TsaE — protein MQSIFHSTNTKDNLSTIIDFIKLLQKENSYTKKPINIILLKGEVGMGKSHLVHEYCKHKGILSSSPTFAFLHEYNNEIFHYDLYLKNDEYAMMRLYESLANKGLHFIEWGSETLYLQLQNMGFSCILLEILPTDNTNTRDYNFLI, from the coding sequence ATGCAAAGCATTTTTCACAGCACAAATACAAAGGATAATCTAAGCACAATTATAGATTTTATCAAGTTATTACAAAAAGAAAACAGCTACACTAAAAAGCCTATAAACATTATCCTTTTAAAAGGGGAAGTTGGTATGGGGAAAAGTCATCTCGTGCATGAGTATTGCAAACACAAGGGCATTTTAAGTAGCTCCCCTACCTTTGCCTTTTTGCATGAGTATAATAACGAAATATTTCACTATGATTTATATTTGAAAAATGATGAATACGCCATGATGAGACTTTATGAATCTTTAGCAAATAAAGGCTTACATTTCATAGAATGGGGCAGTGAAACCCTATATCTACAACTACAAAATATGGGCTTTTCTTGCATACTCTTAGAGATACTCCCTACTGATAACACCAACACAAGAGACTATAACTTTTTGATATGA
- a CDS encoding DNA polymerase III subunit gamma/tau — translation MDNTTTHTTDENMPPWDINRVSPNPIDHKLVFTKPLDIFSMTQNNTHSPQTQPIMQQKTQTNQTTTQNHILIPQPKDSKNEILAQSNVAQTESTEAIALALKYRPKTFAELVGQESVARTLCLALDSKKIANAYLFSGLRGSGKTSSARILARSLQCERGITSSPCGTCANCIAALKGAHLDITELDGASNRKIDDMRDLIEQTKYKPTMGRFKIFIIDEVHMLTKEAFNSLLKTLEEPPNYVKFILATTDPLKVPATILSRTQHFRFKKIPTTALKNHLAHILQKENVSSDEASLDMLIRNGHGSLRDTLTLLDQAIVFCQNSLNTQKLADMLGALDPSAFDTLFQALLRKDMQECIKFAKSLEGYEIEMILDELSLYIKNKMLEEIPQIPPVLGMRYANIINDSKAMLQLDCDSDFCLLLTILKMLEAQKIREVANALKQLESMQTPAQNAQITQLSNDYTATQNSMESKNAMQVDSINPIKDSINPTNTKDYINKDSLPQTQTSVTSNLTIESSNKDSITHINTAQDSINLMQSNDSIKNSIDSINATIPTNSKDSISHVNSNSPNSTSLDSTQPIEARESKDSITDSITKNTTQTEVSHQTTQNLQTTQIQQNTQNLTQDFNAFIESKTNTQESSNKDSNLSLNTHNLVHSNTLNNSNLSIDSNSLTETSKAYINQQIDPSTMETNIKTPQNETINTIQENNTQAELIKDSINKDSMPQTQMSVNPNFTTESSNNDSITHLNTAQDSNIQTESKQDANSSLESNPTQQSQIDSTNTQQEAHKQPFSLTKNDPLFTALITKLYERDYNIGSLFENKIAFDKLTNNILHLIFYTTEEETGTLRQAYSGIMQVMKEVYGDSIKMQVAKQSPQDLAQLMQSTTTRATQITHNKPQTKQNLNEITDNNPTHTQQAEPQNLNTETNNNQAMSTDPAMQFIAQNSDMLKSMQNELGIKDMKVISLPVSTTLQ, via the coding sequence ATGGATAATACAACTACACATACAACTGATGAAAATATGCCACCATGGGATATAAACAGAGTCTCACCAAATCCCATTGACCATAAACTTGTATTTACAAAGCCACTTGATATTTTCTCAATGACACAAAATAACACGCATTCACCCCAAACACAGCCTATAATGCAGCAAAAAACACAGACCAACCAAACCACCACACAAAATCATATATTAATCCCACAGCCAAAAGATTCCAAAAACGAGATTCTAGCACAAAGCAATGTAGCACAGACTGAAAGCACAGAGGCAATAGCCCTTGCCCTAAAATACAGACCAAAAACCTTTGCTGAGCTCGTAGGGCAGGAAAGTGTCGCAAGGACATTGTGTCTAGCCCTAGATAGTAAGAAAATCGCTAATGCGTATCTATTTAGCGGCTTAAGAGGGAGTGGTAAGACCTCATCAGCTAGAATCTTAGCGAGATCCCTGCAGTGTGAAAGGGGCATTACCTCTAGTCCTTGCGGGACTTGTGCGAATTGTATCGCCGCATTAAAAGGCGCTCATTTAGACATTACAGAGCTTGATGGTGCAAGTAATAGAAAGATTGATGATATGAGAGATTTAATCGAGCAGACCAAATACAAGCCTACAATGGGACGATTTAAAATCTTTATCATAGATGAAGTCCATATGCTAACAAAAGAGGCGTTTAACTCACTTTTAAAAACGCTAGAAGAGCCACCAAACTATGTGAAATTTATCCTAGCGACCACAGATCCGCTAAAAGTCCCAGCGACGATACTAAGCCGCACACAACATTTTCGCTTTAAAAAGATTCCAACAACAGCATTAAAAAATCACCTAGCACATATCCTGCAAAAAGAAAATGTAAGTAGCGATGAAGCAAGCCTAGATATGCTGATACGAAATGGACATGGAAGCCTTAGAGATACCCTAACCTTGCTAGACCAAGCCATTGTCTTTTGTCAAAATAGCCTTAATACGCAGAAGTTAGCAGATATGCTAGGCGCACTAGACCCAAGTGCCTTTGACACGCTTTTTCAAGCCCTTTTAAGAAAGGATATGCAGGAGTGTATAAAGTTTGCTAAATCGCTGGAGGGCTATGAGATTGAGATGATATTAGATGAGTTAAGCCTTTATATTAAGAATAAAATGCTAGAAGAGATACCACAAATACCACCCGTTTTAGGCATGCGTTATGCAAATATTATTAATGATTCTAAGGCTATGTTGCAGCTTGATTGCGATAGTGATTTTTGTCTGTTATTAACCATTCTAAAAATGCTTGAAGCCCAGAAAATACGAGAGGTAGCAAACGCACTAAAACAGCTAGAAAGTATGCAAACCCCAGCTCAAAACGCACAAATCACGCAATTATCAAATGACTATACAGCCACACAAAATAGTATGGAATCTAAGAATGCTATGCAGGTGGATTCTATAAATCCCATTAAAGATTCTATAAATCCTACAAACACTAAAGATTATATAAATAAAGATTCCTTACCACAAACACAAACAAGTGTAACTTCTAATCTCACAATAGAATCTAGCAATAAAGATTCTATAACACATATTAATACCGCACAAGATTCCATAAATCTTATGCAGTCTAATGATTCTATTAAAAATTCCATAGATTCTATAAATGCGACAATTCCTACAAACTCCAAAGATTCTATAAGTCATGTAAATTCTAATTCCCCAAATTCTACTTCTTTGGATTCTACACAACCTATAGAAGCGAGAGAATCTAAAGATTCCATAACAGATTCTATAACTAAAAATACAACCCAAACCGAAGTATCTCATCAAACAACACAGAATCTACAAACTACACAAATTCAACAAAACACACAGAATCTAACACAAGATTTTAATGCTTTTATAGAATCTAAAACCAATACACAAGAATCTAGCAATAAAGATTCTAATCTCTCTTTAAATACTCATAACCTAGTGCATTCTAATACTTTAAATAATTCTAATCTATCAATAGATTCTAATAGCTTAACAGAAACTAGCAAAGCCTATATTAATCAGCAAATAGACCCCAGCACAATGGAAACTAATATAAAAACCCCACAAAATGAAACTATAAATACAATACAAGAAAACAACACACAAGCAGAGTTAATAAAAGATTCTATAAATAAAGATTCCATGCCACAAACACAAATGAGTGTAAATCCTAATTTCACAACAGAATCTAGCAATAACGATTCTATAACACATCTTAACACCGCACAAGATTCTAACATTCAAACAGAATCTAAGCAAGATGCTAATAGCTCGCTAGAATCTAACCCCACACAGCAAAGCCAAATAGATTCTACAAACACACAACAAGAAGCACATAAACAACCCTTTAGCCTTACAAAAAATGACCCACTTTTTACAGCACTTATAACAAAGCTATATGAAAGGGATTATAATATAGGCAGTCTTTTTGAGAATAAAATCGCATTTGACAAACTCACAAATAATATATTGCATCTTATCTTTTACACCACAGAGGAAGAGACAGGCACATTGAGACAAGCATATAGCGGCATTATGCAGGTTATGAAAGAAGTCTATGGAGATTCTATAAAAATGCAGGTTGCAAAGCAAAGCCCACAAGATTTAGCACAACTTATGCAAAGCACAACCACAAGAGCCACTCAAATAACACATAACAAACCACAAACTAAACAGAATCTAAACGAAATAACAGATAATAATCCCACCCATACACAACAAGCAGAACCACAGAATCTAAACACAGAAACAAATAATAATCAAGCAATGAGCACAGACCCAGCCATGCAGTTTATCGCACAAAATAGCGATATGCTAAAAAGTATGCAAAATGAACTCGGCATAAAAGATATGAAAGTCATATCATTGCCTGTATCAACGACACTGCAATAA